In the genome of Entelurus aequoreus isolate RoL-2023_Sb linkage group LG15, RoL_Eaeq_v1.1, whole genome shotgun sequence, one region contains:
- the LOC133630390 gene encoding class E basic helix-loop-helix protein 22-like produces MDRRMNLSGGAAADIFHKTLSAVSGKKMDPFRTGMELPPRDRHDSPIGCFDHQGDPDPIQPGGLAGVRGGALGLPTGSLCVKYGESANRTLAAAAAAAAAAAESSGGEQSLDDDSDGRCDMVLLADPRTGIPGKAEGGKKTKEQKTLRLNINARERRRMHDLNDALDELRGVIPYAHSPSVRKLSKIATLLLAKNYILMQAQALEEMRRLVAYLNQGQAISAASIPATTALAAPPGLGAYEQPTGFPFPAAGVASSSCPDKCSLFGSAASSLCKQCTDKP; encoded by the coding sequence ATGGACCGCAGGATGAACTTGAGTGGCGGCGCGGCTGCAGACATTTTCCACAAAACTCTGAGCGCCGTATCCGGTAAGAAGATGGACCCCTTCAGAACCGGCATGGAGCTTCCGCCGCGGGACCGCCACGACTCGCCCATCGGCTGCTTCGACCACCAGGGCGACCCGGACCCCATCCAGCCGGGCGGTCTGGCCGGGGTCCGAGGCGGCGCCCTGGGGTTACCCACCGGCTCTCTGTGCGTCAAGTACGGGGAGAGCGCCAACCGGACGCTGGCGGCAGCggcagcggcggcggcggcggcggcggagaGCAGCGGCGGTGAGCAGAGCCTGGACGACGACAGCGACGGCCGCTGCGACATGGTGCTCCTGGCCGACCCTCGGACCGGCATCCCGGGCAAGGCGGAGGGCGGCAAGAAGACCAAGGAGCAGAAGACCCTGCGGCTCAACATCAACGCCCGGGAGCGGCGGAGGATGCACGACCTGAACGACGCGCTGGACGAGCTGCGGGGGGTCATCCCGTACGCGCACAGCCCCTCCGTGCGTAAACTCTCCAAAATCGCCACCTTGCTGCTGGCCAAGAACTACATCCTCATGCAGGCGCAGGCCCTGGAGGAGATGCGGCGGCTGGTGGCCTACCTCAACCAGGGCCAGGCCATCTCCGCCGCCTCCATACCGGCCACCACCGCGCTGGCCGCGCCGCCCGGCCTGGGCGCCTACGAGCAGCCGACCGGCTTCCCCTTCCCCGCCGCCGGGGTGGCGTCGTCCTCCTGCCCGGACAAGTGCTCCTTGTTCGGCTCGGCCGCCTCCAGCCTGTGCAAGCAGTGCACCGACAAGCCTTAG